From a region of the Nitrospira sp. genome:
- a CDS encoding NADH-quinone oxidoreductase subunit H, with amino-acid sequence MLQAIILVLAQVTVLLAVSPFLVGLIRKVKARLQLRRGASVLQPYADLAKLFQKQPVISTTASWVFTATPYIVFASTLSAGLLVPTFISLNPMNFAGNIIALVYLLALGTFFLILAGLDAGSAFGGMGSSREAIVASLTEPAMILSIFAIALTNGSTNLSTIVHRTALLEGTVTDPSPQLMALAALFIVALAETGRVPVDNPATHLELTMIHEAMILEYSGRYLALLEWAAGLKLALFLSLIANVFAPWGIATTAAPAAMMIGLLVYLAKTAALAVVIGIIECMFAKLRLFRVTDLLGVAFILGLLGLLFFYTLRS; translated from the coding sequence ATGCTACAGGCGATCATTCTCGTTCTTGCTCAAGTGACGGTCTTACTGGCCGTCTCGCCGTTTCTTGTCGGTCTGATCCGCAAGGTCAAAGCACGTCTGCAATTACGACGGGGCGCGAGCGTCCTCCAGCCTTACGCTGACCTGGCTAAGCTCTTCCAGAAGCAGCCGGTCATCTCGACGACCGCCTCTTGGGTTTTTACAGCGACACCCTACATCGTGTTCGCCTCCACACTTTCTGCTGGTTTATTGGTTCCGACGTTCATCTCGCTGAATCCCATGAACTTTGCGGGAAACATCATCGCGCTTGTGTATCTCCTGGCATTGGGAACGTTTTTCCTGATTCTTGCGGGCCTCGATGCTGGATCAGCGTTCGGCGGGATGGGAAGCAGTCGCGAGGCAATCGTTGCATCCCTGACCGAACCGGCCATGATCCTCTCTATCTTTGCGATCGCTCTGACCAATGGTTCGACGAACTTGAGCACGATCGTCCATAGGACCGCGCTGCTGGAAGGTACCGTAACGGACCCTTCCCCGCAGCTGATGGCGTTGGCGGCCCTCTTTATCGTGGCGCTCGCAGAGACAGGACGGGTGCCGGTCGATAATCCAGCGACGCATCTCGAACTCACGATGATTCATGAAGCCATGATCCTGGAGTACTCGGGACGCTATCTCGCCTTGCTTGAATGGGCGGCTGGTCTGAAGTTGGCCCTGTTCCTTTCGTTGATTGCCAACGTCTTCGCTCCTTGGGGAATTGCGACCACTGCAGCGCCTGCCGCAATGATGATCGGACTTCTGGTCTACCTGGCGAAGACTGCAGCACTCGCGGTGGTGATCGGAATTATCGAATGTATGTTCGCAAAATTGCGGTTGTTCCGCGTCACGGATCTTTTGGGCGTTGCGTTTATCCTCGGGCTGCTCGGCCTGCTGTTCTTTTATACTCTTCGGAGCTGA
- a CDS encoding hydrogenase, which yields MQVLSYSGSQLVDLCSALLLLTCFAIVAQRRLSACVDLFALQSAFLVVTTALVAYLTGNQHLYVAAALTGVIKVIIIPRVLKKVIDRLNVKRELVMYVTVPAGLLICGGLVMLAFFISQPIIPLGFLLTRDSLAIALAIVLIGLFTMIARQKAVTQLVGFLVLENGLFLGATAATYGMPLIVELGVFFDVLIATLIAGIYTNRLQDAFDSVDTNQLTVLKE from the coding sequence ATGCAGGTTCTTTCTTACAGTGGATCGCAACTTGTCGACTTGTGCTCGGCCTTGCTCTTGTTGACCTGTTTCGCGATTGTGGCGCAACGGCGGCTCTCGGCCTGCGTCGACCTGTTCGCGCTTCAGTCGGCTTTTCTCGTTGTGACGACGGCACTGGTGGCCTATTTGACCGGGAACCAGCACCTCTACGTTGCGGCGGCGCTGACCGGTGTCATCAAGGTGATCATCATTCCTCGGGTCCTCAAGAAAGTCATTGACCGCCTCAACGTCAAGCGAGAATTGGTGATGTACGTCACTGTTCCGGCCGGGCTGTTGATCTGCGGCGGACTGGTCATGCTGGCCTTCTTCATCTCCCAGCCGATCATTCCGTTGGGCTTTCTGCTCACGAGGGATTCTCTGGCCATCGCCCTCGCGATCGTGCTCATCGGATTGTTTACGATGATCGCGAGACAAAAGGCCGTGACGCAACTGGTCGGTTTTCTGGTGCTGGAAAACGGTTTGTTCTTGGGCGCCACCGCCGCCACATACGGGATGCCGTTGATCGTCGAATTGGGTGTGTTCTTTGACGTACTCATCGCGACATTGATCGCGGGGATCTATACGAACCGCTTACAGGACGCGTTCGACAGCGTGGACACGAATCAACTTACCGTGCTGAAAGAATAG